The following coding sequences lie in one Pelobacter seleniigenes DSM 18267 genomic window:
- the fabF gene encoding beta-ketoacyl-ACP synthase II, which translates to MRRVVVTGLGVVSPLGTGVEKNWAALTNGQSGIATVTRFDASDLATQIAGEVKDFVAEDFIEKKEIKKMDLFIQYGLAAADMALKDSGLEITEENAERVGVLVGSGLGGLPAIEQYHKVLLERGYKRISPFFIPMLIINLAPGHISIKFGAKGPNLSSVSACATGTHSIGDAYHMIARGDADAMFAGGTESTITPLGIGGFNVMKALSTRNDDPQTASRPFEKNRDGFVMAEGAGILILEEYESAKKRGADIYCEVVGYGLSSDAFHLTQPAAGGEGAARCIAMALRTAGLNPEDIDYINAHGTSTYFNDLYETMAIKSVLGDHARKTLISSTKSMTGHGLGAAGGIEAVYSALTLKTGVVPPTINYFEPDPECDLDYVPNEAREADCQVALSNSFGFGGTNATLAFKKI; encoded by the coding sequence ATGCGTAGAGTTGTAGTCACCGGCCTGGGAGTTGTCTCCCCCTTGGGCACCGGTGTTGAGAAGAACTGGGCCGCACTGACCAATGGCCAATCAGGGATCGCTACCGTGACCCGGTTCGATGCCTCTGATCTGGCCACACAGATCGCCGGCGAGGTCAAGGATTTCGTCGCCGAGGATTTTATTGAGAAAAAAGAGATCAAGAAAATGGATCTCTTCATCCAATATGGTCTTGCCGCGGCTGATATGGCGCTGAAAGATTCCGGCCTGGAGATCACCGAAGAGAATGCCGAACGAGTCGGGGTTTTGGTTGGCTCTGGTTTGGGCGGGCTGCCAGCCATCGAGCAATATCATAAAGTCTTGCTTGAGCGGGGCTACAAGCGGATCAGCCCGTTTTTCATTCCGATGCTGATTATCAATCTTGCGCCTGGTCACATTTCTATCAAGTTTGGCGCCAAGGGACCCAATCTTTCCTCGGTTTCAGCTTGCGCGACCGGAACCCACTCCATCGGCGACGCCTACCATATGATTGCTCGCGGTGATGCCGATGCCATGTTTGCCGGTGGCACGGAATCGACGATCACGCCGCTGGGCATCGGTGGCTTCAATGTCATGAAAGCCCTGTCGACCCGGAATGACGATCCGCAGACCGCCAGTCGTCCGTTCGAGAAAAACCGCGATGGATTTGTTATGGCTGAGGGTGCTGGTATTCTTATCCTCGAAGAGTACGAAAGTGCTAAAAAACGCGGTGCAGACATTTACTGCGAGGTGGTCGGTTACGGCCTGAGCAGCGATGCGTTCCATCTGACCCAGCCTGCTGCAGGCGGGGAGGGGGCTGCGCGTTGTATTGCCATGGCTCTGAGAACCGCTGGTTTAAACCCCGAAGATATAGACTATATCAACGCCCATGGGACCTCGACCTATTTTAATGATCTTTACGAAACCATGGCGATCAAATCGGTTTTGGGTGATCATGCCAGAAAAACCCTGATCAGTTCCACCAAGAGTATGACCGGGCATGGGCTTGGTGCCGCCGGTGGTATCGAGGCGGTGTATTCGGCTCTGACCTTGAAAACCGGGGTGGTGCCGCCGACCATCAACTATTTTGAGCCCGATCCCGAATGCGACCTCGATTATGTCCCGAATGAAGCGCGTGAAGCCGATTGCCAGGTCGCGCTGTCGAACTCATTTGGCTTCGGAGGCACTAACGCCACTTTGGCTTTTAAAAAGATCTGA
- the acpP gene encoding acyl carrier protein — MASIDERVKQIVAEQLGVDEDQVTTDASFMDDLGADSLDTVELVMALEEEFDVEISDEDAEKIQTVKDAIEYISKAS, encoded by the coding sequence ATGGCTTCTATTGATGAAAGAGTTAAGCAGATTGTAGCAGAGCAACTGGGTGTTGATGAAGATCAGGTCACGACCGATGCATCGTTTATGGACGACCTCGGTGCTGATTCCCTGGATACCGTTGAGCTGGTTATGGCTCTGGAAGAAGAGTTTGATGTCGAGATCTCTGACGAGGATGCTGAAAAAATCCAGACCGTCAAAGACGCTATCGAATACATCAGCAAAGCTTCCTGA
- the rpiB gene encoding ribose 5-phosphate isomerase B — translation MIAIASDHGGLELKTAIVELLQQRNMAYVDHGTHGQDSVDYPDYAALVAKAVTSGTAEAGILICGTGIGMSIAANKFPGIRAALVHDEFTAQMAHEHNNANILVLGGRLLSPEQGRKLVEVWLDADYEGGRHQNRLDKIAALEQP, via the coding sequence ATGATTGCAATTGCCAGCGACCATGGTGGGTTGGAACTGAAGACAGCTATTGTTGAACTTCTTCAACAGCGCAACATGGCCTATGTTGATCATGGTACTCATGGTCAGGATTCGGTCGATTATCCGGACTATGCCGCTTTAGTTGCCAAAGCTGTGACCAGCGGAACTGCCGAGGCGGGGATCCTGATTTGCGGCACCGGAATCGGGATGTCCATTGCGGCGAATAAATTTCCGGGGATCCGTGCCGCCCTGGTCCACGATGAGTTCACGGCGCAGATGGCTCATGAGCATAACAATGCCAATATCCTGGTGCTGGGGGGGCGTTTGCTGAGCCCTGAGCAAGGGCGGAAATTGGTTGAAGTCTGGCTTGATGCGGACTATGAAGGAGGACGGCACCAAAACCGTCTGGATAAAATCGCGGCTCTTGAACAGC
- a CDS encoding beta-ketoacyl-ACP synthase III has product MKARIIGTGSYLPERIMTNFDLEQMVDTSHDWIVARTGIKERRIAAEGECTSDMATIAAQRALDMAGIKAEDIDLIVMGTITGDYPWPATACIIQAKLGAQNAFAYDLSAACSGFLYALSAANDYLANGRGKRALVIGAETLSRIVDWTDRNTCVLFGDGAGAVVLEAQDGESGILSTHLHSDGNYLELLYQPGFGSRNPSSPEGVDARLPYLKMQGNEVFKVAVRSLTDVSKEALDANGFSSADVGLFIPHQANLRILEATAKRLELTEEQNFINVDKYGNTSGATIPIAMDEAFRQGLLKEGDLLLSAAFGGGFTWASALIRW; this is encoded by the coding sequence ATGAAAGCTCGAATCATTGGAACCGGTTCTTATCTGCCGGAAAGGATCATGACTAATTTCGACTTGGAGCAAATGGTCGATACCAGTCATGACTGGATTGTCGCCAGAACCGGCATCAAGGAGCGTCGGATTGCCGCTGAAGGTGAGTGTACTTCGGATATGGCGACCATCGCTGCTCAGCGCGCCCTCGATATGGCCGGAATCAAAGCCGAAGATATCGATCTGATTGTCATGGGAACGATTACCGGAGACTATCCCTGGCCGGCCACGGCATGCATCATCCAGGCTAAGCTTGGGGCGCAAAATGCTTTCGCTTACGACCTGTCCGCTGCCTGCAGTGGCTTCCTTTATGCTCTGTCTGCTGCCAATGATTACCTGGCCAATGGCCGCGGTAAGCGGGCGCTGGTTATTGGTGCGGAAACCCTCAGCCGAATTGTCGACTGGACCGACCGGAACACCTGCGTCCTGTTCGGGGATGGGGCTGGTGCGGTTGTGCTGGAAGCTCAGGACGGCGAGTCCGGTATTCTGTCTACCCACCTTCATTCTGACGGCAATTACCTTGAACTGCTTTATCAGCCTGGATTCGGCTCGCGAAATCCTTCCTCTCCTGAAGGAGTTGATGCGCGCTTGCCTTACCTGAAAATGCAGGGGAACGAAGTGTTCAAAGTGGCTGTGCGCTCATTGACTGATGTCTCCAAAGAAGCCCTTGATGCCAACGGCTTTTCCAGCGCGGATGTCGGGCTGTTCATTCCCCATCAGGCCAATCTCCGCATCCTCGAGGCCACGGCCAAACGGCTGGAACTGACTGAAGAGCAGAATTTTATCAATGTTGATAAATACGGCAACACCTCTGGAGCGACCATTCCGATTGCCATGGATGAAGCCTTCCGGCAGGGACTGCTCAAAGAGGGGGATCTGCTGTTGTCTGCAGCTTTTGGTGGCGGTTTTACCTGGGCTTCAGCTCTGATTCGCTGGTAA
- the rpmF gene encoding 50S ribosomal protein L32 has protein sequence MAVPKKKTSKAKKNMRRAHDAVTAPGISTCPQCQEPKRPHRVCSNCGTYKGKEIVSSDEI, from the coding sequence ATGGCAGTACCAAAGAAGAAAACTTCTAAAGCGAAAAAAAATATGCGTCGCGCTCATGATGCAGTGACCGCTCCAGGGATCTCCACTTGCCCGCAATGCCAGGAGCCGAAACGTCCTCATCGGGTCTGTTCTAATTGTGGAACTTATAAGGGCAAAGAAATCGTTAGCAGCGACGAAATCTAA
- a CDS encoding FxsA family protein — protein sequence MFIKLLGVFILIPAIELYVLIEASRQIGAGATIAMIFLTGIAGAYLARSQGFSLLQKIQTELNQGRLPTDELTDGAIILAGGLLLLTPGFCTDLFGFCLLAPFTRKFIKRWLMDWFTKKIQRGEIRINRL from the coding sequence ATGTTTATAAAGCTGCTTGGCGTCTTCATTCTGATACCGGCCATCGAACTTTACGTCCTCATTGAAGCCAGTCGGCAGATCGGGGCCGGTGCAACCATCGCCATGATTTTTTTAACCGGAATTGCAGGCGCTTACCTGGCCAGGTCACAGGGTTTCTCTCTGTTACAAAAGATACAAACCGAGCTGAATCAGGGGAGGCTGCCTACCGATGAACTCACCGATGGTGCAATTATCCTGGCCGGCGGATTATTACTGCTCACTCCCGGTTTTTGCACCGACCTGTTCGGTTTTTGCCTATTGGCGCCTTTTACTCGAAAGTTTATTAAAAGATGGCTGATGGACTGGTTTACCAAGAAAATCCAGCGGGGCGAGATCCGTATCAACCGGCTTTGA
- a CDS encoding YceD family protein — MRLELKDIKGGVLEQDYVCSAEDFPDLVAVAEEGGPVYDGPIRFFLRLQRSGQIVEVDGRFEASLLMQCGHCLQPFQRALAESFSLTFTPCEGREQELEEEVELEALELDMIPYHDEVLELRHPLQDQLVMTIPISPLCSETCKGLCPECGADLNQKQCGCTKKPFNSKFSVLAGIKLKE; from the coding sequence GTGCGTCTGGAGTTGAAAGATATCAAGGGCGGAGTCCTTGAACAAGATTATGTTTGCTCGGCAGAGGATTTCCCCGATTTGGTTGCGGTTGCAGAAGAGGGCGGCCCGGTCTATGACGGGCCGATCCGGTTTTTTCTGAGATTGCAACGCAGTGGGCAGATCGTTGAGGTCGATGGGCGGTTTGAAGCTTCGCTCCTTATGCAATGCGGACATTGTCTGCAGCCTTTTCAGCGCGCTCTGGCCGAATCCTTCTCGCTGACCTTTACCCCTTGTGAGGGGCGTGAGCAAGAGTTGGAGGAGGAGGTCGAACTGGAGGCTTTGGAACTGGACATGATTCCGTACCATGATGAGGTGCTTGAGCTGCGTCACCCTCTGCAGGATCAATTAGTCATGACGATACCGATCAGTCCGCTTTGCTCGGAAACCTGCAAAGGACTCTGTCCGGAATGCGGCGCTGATCTTAATCAGAAGCAGTGCGGCTGTACCAAAAAACCGTTTAACAGCAAATTTTCAGTGTTGGCGGGGATTAAACTGAAGGAGTAA
- the mazG gene encoding nucleoside triphosphate pyrophosphohydrolase has product MSNPANDMEINRLINIMSTLRSETGCPWDRQQTPQSLKGYLLEEAYEVLDAIDHHNPTEVCDELGDLLLQVVFLAQIYQEQGLFNFADVAKSIADKLIRRHPHVFGEADQAHHAERWEAIKHQERETRGQGHSLAERLPKTLPALKTAQKISKKSPLPTAILLHEQIQNSWVSLSGQMEQDEPRDGGESPAAIIGHILYQTVQLATTLGVDAEDALRQKNNTLIAAADHKKQTQEGHQ; this is encoded by the coding sequence ATGTCCAACCCCGCAAACGATATGGAAATAAACCGTCTCATCAACATCATGTCCACGTTGCGCTCTGAAACAGGCTGTCCGTGGGACCGCCAGCAAACTCCGCAGAGCTTAAAAGGATACCTGCTCGAAGAGGCCTACGAGGTCCTCGACGCCATCGACCACCACAACCCAACCGAGGTTTGCGACGAACTTGGCGACCTGCTGCTCCAGGTCGTCTTTCTTGCCCAAATCTATCAGGAGCAAGGCCTGTTCAACTTTGCCGACGTGGCAAAATCCATAGCCGACAAATTGATTCGCCGCCATCCCCATGTCTTCGGCGAGGCCGATCAGGCACACCATGCCGAACGCTGGGAAGCCATCAAACATCAGGAAAGGGAAACCCGCGGTCAGGGGCACAGCCTGGCCGAGCGGCTTCCCAAGACACTGCCGGCCCTGAAAACGGCCCAGAAAATCAGCAAAAAGAGTCCCCTGCCGACGGCAATCTTGCTGCATGAGCAGATTCAGAACAGCTGGGTCAGCTTATCCGGTCAAATGGAGCAAGACGAACCTCGGGACGGTGGAGAATCACCGGCCGCAATCATTGGTCATATTTTGTATCAAACGGTTCAGCTCGCAACAACATTGGGCGTCGACGCAGAGGATGCCCTGCGCCAGAAAAACAATACCCTGATCGCTGCCGCTGACCACAAAAAACAAACCCAAGAAGGTCATCAATAG
- the fabG gene encoding 3-oxoacyl-[acyl-carrier-protein] reductase: MVKERVALVTGASRGIGRSISLALAAQGAKIVAVDIDLAATEAFVAELKAAGTEAIAVQGNVTVADDVERMVNAAKEAFDRIDILVNNAGITRDALLLRMKDEDWDAVLNVNLKGAFLCTRAVAKVMTKQRSGRIINIASVVGQMGNAGQANYCASKAGLMGLTRSNARELAKRNITVNAVAPGFIATDMTDALPEQKRQELAAQIPLERLGSADDIAYTVLFLASDQAGYITGQVVGVNGGMYM, from the coding sequence ATGGTTAAAGAAAGAGTTGCTCTGGTGACTGGTGCTTCCCGCGGTATCGGGCGGAGTATTTCCCTGGCCCTTGCTGCTCAGGGTGCAAAGATTGTTGCCGTGGATATCGATCTTGCAGCGACTGAAGCCTTTGTTGCCGAGTTGAAAGCCGCTGGGACCGAGGCGATTGCCGTACAGGGCAACGTTACCGTTGCCGACGATGTCGAGCGGATGGTGAATGCCGCTAAAGAAGCTTTTGACCGTATCGATATCCTGGTCAATAATGCCGGGATTACCCGTGACGCACTGTTGCTGCGCATGAAGGATGAAGATTGGGACGCTGTTCTCAATGTCAATCTCAAAGGGGCCTTCCTTTGTACCCGTGCGGTCGCCAAGGTCATGACCAAGCAGCGCAGCGGGCGGATTATCAATATTGCGTCGGTGGTTGGCCAGATGGGCAACGCCGGACAAGCGAATTATTGCGCCAGTAAGGCCGGCTTGATGGGGCTGACCCGATCGAATGCGCGTGAACTGGCAAAACGCAATATCACTGTCAATGCCGTAGCACCCGGATTTATTGCCACGGATATGACCGATGCCCTGCCGGAGCAGAAGCGCCAGGAATTGGCTGCGCAGATTCCTCTGGAGAGGCTCGGTTCCGCCGATGATATTGCCTATACTGTTCTTTTCCTGGCGTCGGACCAGGCCGGGTACATTACCGGTCAGGTGGTCGGCGTTAACGGCGGAATGTACATGTAA
- the holA gene encoding DNA polymerase III subunit delta, translating into MTVEEFNRLLREKRVPELLCLYGEESFLVNQAAKRVRQVLFPTGVDDFNDHRFEGKSCRAEQVLDAAETLPVFAARRLVTISDAHLLPAAEQDRLMDYLGNPVPETCLLLVAEKIDGRRKFFQQFKKVGVLVEFKGLSERDLPRHVKNYLDEKDIEISADALSLFCATVGERLQEVHSELDKLITYIGRARLIDSKDVQAVVSRGRAENIFNLGNAVGRGDTAGALELAKRLGGAGEAPLRILALLVRHFRQLWKVRELSAQDCPQKEIASIARIPFFVVDGLIQQAKRFSRQDFMTAFELFLETDLAMKSSGADADALLDSLILRLTKRKTN; encoded by the coding sequence ATGACAGTTGAGGAATTCAATCGCCTGTTGCGTGAAAAACGAGTTCCAGAACTGCTCTGTCTGTATGGCGAGGAAAGCTTTTTAGTGAACCAGGCCGCCAAGCGGGTGCGCCAGGTTCTTTTTCCGACCGGGGTTGATGATTTTAACGATCATCGCTTCGAAGGGAAAAGCTGTCGGGCCGAGCAGGTTCTTGATGCCGCCGAAACCCTCCCTGTTTTTGCGGCCCGAAGACTGGTCACCATCAGTGATGCTCATTTGCTGCCTGCTGCTGAACAGGATCGGCTGATGGACTACCTGGGTAATCCCGTGCCCGAAACCTGCCTGCTGCTGGTTGCCGAAAAAATCGATGGTCGGCGGAAATTTTTCCAGCAATTCAAAAAAGTCGGTGTTCTGGTTGAATTCAAAGGGCTCTCTGAAAGGGACCTGCCCCGGCATGTGAAAAATTATCTTGATGAGAAGGATATCGAAATCTCGGCCGATGCGCTCAGCCTGTTCTGTGCGACCGTTGGTGAGCGATTGCAGGAAGTCCATTCTGAGCTGGATAAATTGATCACTTACATTGGGCGGGCGCGCTTGATTGACAGTAAGGATGTCCAGGCTGTGGTCTCCAGGGGGCGCGCTGAGAATATCTTCAATCTTGGCAATGCGGTTGGCCGTGGAGATACTGCGGGGGCCCTGGAGCTGGCTAAACGGCTGGGTGGGGCGGGGGAGGCTCCGCTACGAATCCTGGCGCTGCTGGTCAGGCATTTTCGCCAGCTCTGGAAGGTCAGGGAGCTTAGTGCTCAGGATTGTCCCCAGAAAGAGATCGCGAGTATTGCCCGGATTCCCTTTTTTGTGGTCGATGGACTTATTCAGCAAGCCAAACGGTTTTCCCGTCAGGATTTCATGACCGCTTTTGAACTGTTTCTGGAAACCGATCTGGCCATGAAATCGAGCGGCGCGGATGCGGATGCTTTACTGGATAGTTTGATCCTGCGGCTGACCAAACGAAAGACGAACTAA
- the plsX gene encoding phosphate acyltransferase PlsX has translation MTVKIAVDAMGGDNSPVAEVTGAVAACKEWGCQVVLVGDTEKIQAELAKHDTAGLSLEIQHASEVVGMHDSPSDAVRKKKDSSIRVAFDLAKQGAASAVVSAGNSGATMAAGMVVFGRVKGIERPAIGTCLPNLNDQTMVLDMGANVDCKASHLYQFGLMGSVYVEHLFGKPRPRVGLLSNGAEEKKGNELTREAHCLLRDSQLNYLGYVEGGDVYNGAVDVVVCDGFVGNVLLKVSEGLAVAVGTMLKQEIERRFLAKVGYLLSRSAFSAFKKRINPAEYGGAPLLGIAGTGIVCHGSSDPVAISIAIRQAGEYAQVRFEERLAALL, from the coding sequence ATGACCGTCAAAATTGCTGTTGATGCCATGGGTGGGGATAACTCACCTGTTGCTGAAGTAACCGGCGCTGTTGCTGCTTGTAAAGAATGGGGATGTCAGGTTGTCCTCGTCGGCGATACGGAAAAGATTCAGGCTGAGCTGGCAAAGCATGACACTGCCGGTTTGAGCTTGGAAATTCAGCATGCCAGTGAAGTTGTCGGCATGCACGATTCACCTTCCGATGCTGTACGAAAAAAAAAGGACTCTTCTATTCGAGTCGCTTTTGATCTGGCCAAGCAGGGAGCGGCATCCGCCGTTGTCAGTGCGGGGAACTCAGGTGCGACAATGGCCGCCGGAATGGTGGTTTTTGGACGGGTCAAAGGCATTGAGAGACCTGCCATCGGCACCTGTCTCCCCAACCTGAATGATCAGACCATGGTCCTTGATATGGGGGCCAACGTCGATTGTAAGGCCTCGCATCTTTATCAGTTCGGACTGATGGGCAGCGTTTATGTCGAACATCTGTTCGGTAAACCGCGACCTCGGGTCGGGCTCCTGTCGAATGGTGCTGAAGAGAAAAAAGGGAATGAGCTGACACGCGAAGCTCATTGTCTGCTCCGGGACTCACAGCTGAATTACCTTGGCTATGTCGAGGGTGGTGATGTCTATAACGGTGCAGTCGATGTTGTCGTCTGTGACGGGTTTGTTGGGAATGTTCTGCTGAAAGTTTCCGAGGGGCTTGCGGTCGCTGTGGGCACAATGCTCAAACAGGAAATTGAAAGACGCTTCCTGGCCAAGGTTGGTTATCTCCTCAGCCGCTCTGCGTTTTCAGCTTTTAAGAAAAGAATTAATCCTGCCGAGTATGGTGGTGCGCCCCTGCTGGGTATCGCCGGAACGGGAATCGTCTGTCATGGCAGTTCCGACCCTGTTGCAATCAGTATTGCAATTCGGCAGGCAGGTGAGTACGCTCAGGTTCGCTTTGAAGAGAGACTGGCAGCGTTGCTGTAA
- the murJ gene encoding murein biosynthesis integral membrane protein MurJ, whose translation MTSRRTIGWSTVTMAMATLLSRIGGLVRDVLVARLFGAGLATDAFFVAFTIPNLLRRFFAEGSLSAAFVPTFSEVLHQRGEEEAQRLANRCMTLLLLVMVAIVALGIIGSPWITKVIGYGFSEIPGKLELTDRLNRIMFPYIGLVSLLALITGILNVRGHFFLPSLSPLFLNLMMIMAALSLRQLFSVPIYALAIGVLLGGVLQLLLQYPLLLRYKIVLKPDFRFRNDPQLKKVMTLMIPGILGVAIYQINIIVSRLLASFLPDGSVSYLYYGQRLFEFPQGIFIVSLAQAALPMMSRQIAEKDVAGMRDSLAFSLSLVTLFTLPAITGLILCAKPIYALFFFGGEFAMTDVANTATALVCYAPGLLFVGFSRIAAQTFYALQDTRTPVIVSFWTLLVNAVAGYLLMLWYGYSGLAIALTISSIFNALLLVWLLQRRVGGFLHKTFWLPVVKVVPACLLMAIAVDQALGFADWQAAGNHLQKGLVLAAAVASGSLVYFGCCYLFRIEEVRSGLQALRRKRRA comes from the coding sequence ATGACAAGTCGAAGAACCATAGGCTGGTCGACCGTCACCATGGCGATGGCGACCCTGCTCAGCCGCATCGGCGGTTTGGTGCGGGATGTCCTGGTGGCACGCCTGTTCGGTGCCGGCCTGGCAACGGATGCTTTTTTTGTTGCCTTTACCATCCCCAACCTGTTACGGCGCTTTTTTGCCGAAGGCTCTTTGAGTGCGGCTTTTGTCCCGACCTTTTCCGAAGTTCTGCACCAGCGAGGCGAGGAGGAGGCCCAGCGGCTCGCCAATCGCTGCATGACCCTGCTGTTGCTGGTCATGGTTGCCATTGTTGCCCTGGGGATTATCGGCTCTCCCTGGATCACCAAAGTGATCGGTTACGGTTTTTCCGAAATTCCCGGCAAGCTGGAATTAACGGACCGGCTTAATCGCATCATGTTTCCTTATATCGGGCTGGTTTCCCTTTTGGCTCTGATTACTGGCATTCTTAATGTCCGGGGGCATTTTTTTCTGCCCTCCTTGTCGCCACTGTTTTTGAATCTGATGATGATTATGGCGGCATTGAGCCTGCGCCAGCTGTTCAGCGTGCCGATTTATGCTCTTGCCATCGGCGTTTTGCTGGGCGGGGTCCTGCAGTTGCTGCTGCAATATCCGTTGTTGCTGCGCTATAAGATCGTCCTCAAGCCGGATTTCAGATTCAGGAATGATCCGCAATTGAAAAAAGTCATGACCCTGATGATTCCGGGGATCCTCGGGGTCGCCATTTATCAGATCAATATCATCGTCAGTCGCTTGCTGGCCTCTTTTCTGCCCGACGGCAGTGTCAGCTATCTTTATTACGGACAGCGGCTGTTTGAGTTCCCGCAAGGGATATTTATCGTTTCCCTGGCCCAGGCAGCGCTGCCCATGATGAGCCGGCAAATTGCCGAAAAGGATGTTGCCGGGATGAGGGACTCCCTGGCTTTTTCTTTGAGTCTGGTCACGCTATTTACTCTGCCGGCGATTACCGGGCTGATTCTCTGTGCTAAACCGATCTATGCACTGTTTTTTTTCGGCGGTGAATTCGCAATGACCGATGTCGCCAATACTGCGACGGCATTGGTCTGCTACGCCCCGGGCTTGCTCTTCGTCGGTTTCAGCCGTATTGCCGCACAGACATTTTACGCTCTCCAGGACACCCGAACCCCAGTGATCGTGTCCTTTTGGACGCTTTTGGTCAATGCGGTAGCGGGGTACTTGCTGATGCTGTGGTACGGCTACAGCGGCCTGGCCATTGCCCTGACTATTTCCTCTATATTCAATGCTCTGTTGCTGGTCTGGCTGTTGCAGCGGCGGGTCGGTGGATTTTTACACAAAACTTTCTGGCTGCCGGTGGTCAAGGTGGTTCCGGCCTGTCTGCTGATGGCAATCGCTGTTGATCAGGCGCTTGGCTTTGCGGATTGGCAGGCGGCAGGGAACCATCTTCAGAAGGGGCTGGTGCTTGCTGCCGCGGTCGCTAGCGGCTCATTGGTATATTTCGGTTGTTGCTACCTGTTCAGGATTGAAGAAGTCAGAAGCGGCTTGCAGGCTCTGCGCAGAAAGCGACGCGCCTAA
- the rpsT gene encoding 30S ribosomal protein S20 has product MANHKSAIKRNKQNQIRNARNTHIRSTMRTLVKNIREAAAAEDKDAAQAALAKAIPYIDKTAAKGVIHKATASRKISRLSKLVNSLA; this is encoded by the coding sequence GTGGCAAACCATAAATCGGCAATTAAACGCAATAAGCAGAACCAGATCCGTAACGCCCGCAATACCCATATTCGCTCAACCATGCGGACCCTGGTCAAAAATATCCGGGAAGCTGCTGCGGCTGAGGACAAAGACGCTGCCCAGGCCGCTTTGGCCAAAGCAATTCCCTATATCGACAAAACCGCAGCAAAAGGCGTTATCCATAAAGCGACCGCAAGCCGCAAAATTTCCCGCCTGAGCAAATTGGTCAACAGCCTGGCCTGA
- the fabD gene encoding ACP S-malonyltransferase → MIAFVFPGQGSQFSGMGKDLADNFAVAKDIFAEANDALGFDIAGMCFSGPDEALKLTANTQPAILTTSVAALRVLQQEKGLKPAYVAGHSLGEYSALVATGALAFADAVKTVHQRGTFMQEAVPVGTGAMAAVIGIDAAELDQLCREAAQGDAVAPANFNSPGQIVIAGHAAAVERALELAKERGAKRAMLLPVSAPFHSSLMAPAALRLQEVLAPLSVNPLSVPLVSNVEAAPYQDHSRVKELLVEQVCAPVRWDESVQCMQRLGVTRYVEIGPGKVLTGLIKRIDRQAELVNICDLDSLAKA, encoded by the coding sequence ATGATTGCATTTGTTTTTCCGGGCCAGGGGTCACAGTTTTCCGGAATGGGAAAAGACCTGGCCGATAATTTTGCTGTTGCTAAAGATATTTTTGCCGAAGCCAATGATGCCCTCGGCTTCGATATCGCTGGAATGTGTTTTTCCGGTCCCGATGAGGCTCTGAAGCTGACCGCCAATACCCAGCCGGCCATCTTGACGACCAGTGTCGCGGCATTGCGCGTGCTGCAGCAGGAAAAGGGACTTAAACCAGCCTATGTGGCCGGCCATTCCCTTGGCGAATATTCAGCCCTGGTTGCAACCGGTGCGTTGGCTTTTGCCGACGCGGTTAAAACTGTTCATCAGCGTGGTACTTTTATGCAGGAAGCTGTGCCGGTTGGTACCGGGGCTATGGCCGCGGTCATCGGCATTGATGCTGCCGAACTGGATCAACTCTGCCGAGAGGCCGCACAGGGCGACGCCGTTGCTCCCGCCAACTTTAACAGCCCGGGGCAGATCGTTATTGCCGGCCATGCCGCTGCGGTGGAGCGGGCCCTTGAACTTGCCAAGGAACGCGGGGCCAAAAGAGCCATGCTGCTCCCGGTGAGTGCACCGTTTCATTCCAGCCTGATGGCTCCGGCAGCGCTTCGCCTGCAAGAGGTTCTGGCACCGTTATCCGTCAATCCTCTCAGCGTTCCCTTAGTCAGTAATGTCGAAGCAGCCCCCTACCAGGATCACTCGCGAGTCAAGGAACTGCTGGTCGAACAGGTCTGCGCTCCGGTGCGTTGGGATGAATCAGTACAGTGCATGCAGCGCCTGGGGGTGACCCGCTATGTTGAAATAGGCCCCGGTAAAGTGCTGACAGGTCTTATCAAGCGGATTGATCGCCAGGCTGAACTGGTTAATATCTGCGACCTCGACAGTTTAGCCAAGGCCTAG